From one Conyzicola nivalis genomic stretch:
- a CDS encoding replication-associated recombination protein A has protein sequence MSAQPGLRSGATPLAVRMRPTSLDEVAGQRHLLRPGSPLVSLATDKSGEQGSVSIILWGPPGTGKTTLAKLVAHSSGRNFVELSAVTAGVRDVRQVMEEALSRRDLYGISTVLFLDEIHRFTKAQQDALLPGVENGWVILVAATTENPSFSVISPLLSRSLLLTLEQLTDDDLGAVIDRAVSDPRGLDGSVVLDPSGREAIIRLASGDARRALTALEASALSASGESVAAQAEYDRETATLEYENEDEDEDADDTPAAPARELPIVTGDTVSRAVDRALLRYDRQGDEHYDVISAFIKSIRGSDADAALHYLARMIEAGEDPRFIARRIIISASEDIGLADPQALVIAVAAADAVQFIGMPEGRIPLAQAVVYLATAPKSPASYIGIDKAIADVRAGKIGRVPKPIRDAHYAGAKKLGHGKGYLYPHDYDIGVVQQQYPPTELLGAKYYEPTEHGNEREVFARWAKLRRIIRGK, from the coding sequence ATGAGCGCCCAGCCAGGACTTCGCAGCGGGGCGACGCCTCTCGCGGTGCGCATGCGTCCCACCTCCCTCGACGAAGTGGCCGGTCAGCGCCACCTGCTGCGGCCCGGCTCGCCCCTCGTCAGCCTCGCCACCGACAAGTCCGGCGAACAGGGGTCGGTCTCGATCATCCTGTGGGGGCCTCCCGGAACCGGCAAAACGACGCTGGCCAAACTCGTCGCCCACAGCTCGGGTCGCAACTTCGTCGAGTTGTCGGCCGTCACGGCCGGCGTGCGTGACGTGCGCCAGGTCATGGAGGAGGCGCTCTCGCGCCGCGACCTGTACGGCATCTCCACCGTGCTCTTCCTCGACGAGATCCACCGCTTCACCAAGGCGCAGCAAGACGCTTTGCTGCCCGGTGTCGAGAACGGCTGGGTGATCCTCGTCGCCGCCACCACCGAGAACCCGTCGTTCTCAGTGATCTCGCCGTTGCTGTCCCGGTCGCTCCTGCTCACGCTCGAGCAGCTCACCGACGACGATCTCGGGGCCGTCATCGACCGTGCGGTCTCCGACCCGCGCGGCCTCGACGGCAGTGTCGTGCTCGACCCCAGCGGGCGCGAAGCGATCATCCGCCTCGCTTCCGGCGACGCGAGGCGCGCGCTCACCGCACTCGAGGCATCCGCGCTCAGCGCCTCCGGGGAGTCCGTCGCAGCGCAGGCCGAGTACGACCGCGAGACGGCGACGCTCGAATACGAAAACGAAGACGAAGACGAAGACGCGGATGACACGCCGGCGGCCCCCGCGCGGGAGTTGCCGATCGTCACGGGTGACACCGTGTCGCGGGCGGTCGACCGTGCCCTGCTGCGCTACGACCGCCAGGGCGACGAGCATTACGACGTCATCAGCGCGTTCATCAAGTCGATCCGGGGTTCCGACGCCGACGCCGCCCTGCACTACCTAGCGCGCATGATCGAGGCCGGGGAAGACCCGAGGTTCATCGCCCGCCGCATCATCATCAGCGCGTCGGAAGACATTGGCCTCGCCGACCCGCAGGCGCTCGTGATCGCGGTCGCCGCCGCCGACGCCGTGCAGTTCATCGGCATGCCGGAGGGGCGCATCCCGCTCGCGCAGGCCGTGGTCTACCTCGCGACCGCTCCGAAGTCGCCGGCCTCGTACATCGGCATCGACAAGGCCATCGCCGACGTGCGGGCCGGCAAGATCGGCCGCGTGCCCAAGCCGATCCGTGACGCGCACTACGCGGGCGCTAAGAAACTCGGCCACGGCAAGGGCTACCTGTATCCCCACGACTACGACATCGGGGTGGTGCAGCAGCAGTATCCGCCGACCGAGCTGCTGGGGGCGAAGTACTACGAGCCCACCGAACACGGCAACGAGCGCGAGGTATTCGCGCGGTGGGCGAAGCTGCGGCGGATCATCCGCGGCAAATGA